From Alcaligenes faecalis, the proteins below share one genomic window:
- a CDS encoding adenylosuccinate synthase encodes MSKNLVVIGTQWGDEGKGKIVDWLAESAHGVVRFQGGHNAGHTLWINGKKTILRLIPSGIMHEHVTCYIGNGVVLSPEALLTEIAELEAAGLDVRSRLQISPACPLILPYHIAVDQAREKRKGDGKIGTTGRGIGPAYEDKVARRALRVQDLYDPEIFDEKLSEALDYHNFVLTQYLGAEAVSAEQVRDLAMKHAEQLAPMVADVSNNLYQAKKAGQKLLFEGAQGALLDIDHGTYPFVTSSNCLSGAASAGSGVGPQELSYVLGIAKSYTTRVGSGPFPTELLDDTGMRLATVGKEFGSVTGRPRRCGWFDAAAMKRSVMINGISGLCITKLDVLDGVEQIKIGVGYRYKGEFLDVLPYGAHAVAEAEPVLEEMPGWTESTVGVTDYDKLPINARRYLERIAELCDVPIDMVSTGPDRNETIVLRDPFTK; translated from the coding sequence ATGAGCAAAAACCTTGTGGTGATTGGCACCCAGTGGGGTGACGAAGGCAAAGGCAAGATCGTCGACTGGCTGGCCGAGTCCGCGCATGGCGTGGTTCGTTTCCAGGGTGGGCATAACGCTGGCCATACATTGTGGATTAATGGCAAGAAGACAATTCTGCGCCTGATTCCTTCGGGCATCATGCACGAGCACGTCACTTGCTACATTGGCAATGGCGTGGTGCTCTCGCCCGAAGCCCTGCTGACCGAAATTGCCGAGCTGGAAGCGGCCGGTCTGGACGTGCGTTCGCGCCTGCAGATCTCGCCTGCTTGCCCGCTGATCCTGCCCTACCACATCGCTGTGGACCAGGCTCGTGAAAAGCGTAAAGGCGACGGCAAGATCGGTACCACCGGTCGCGGTATCGGCCCTGCCTACGAAGACAAGGTGGCACGCCGTGCCCTGCGTGTTCAGGATCTGTACGATCCCGAAATCTTCGACGAGAAACTGTCCGAAGCCCTGGATTACCACAACTTCGTGCTGACCCAGTACCTGGGCGCCGAAGCCGTCTCCGCCGAGCAGGTTCGTGATCTGGCCATGAAACACGCTGAGCAGCTGGCTCCTATGGTCGCTGACGTCTCCAACAACCTGTACCAGGCCAAGAAAGCAGGGCAGAAGCTCCTGTTTGAAGGTGCCCAGGGCGCACTGTTGGATATTGACCACGGTACTTACCCCTTCGTCACCAGCAGCAACTGCCTGTCCGGTGCCGCTTCCGCAGGTTCGGGTGTTGGCCCTCAGGAACTGAGCTACGTGCTGGGTATCGCCAAGTCCTACACCACGCGCGTGGGTTCGGGTCCATTCCCGACCGAGTTGCTGGATGATACCGGCATGCGTCTGGCTACCGTGGGCAAGGAGTTCGGTTCCGTAACGGGTCGTCCGCGTCGTTGTGGCTGGTTTGATGCCGCCGCCATGAAGCGTTCGGTCATGATCAACGGTATTTCCGGTCTGTGCATCACCAAGCTGGATGTGCTGGACGGCGTTGAGCAAATCAAGATTGGTGTGGGTTACCGCTACAAGGGCGAGTTCCTGGACGTGCTTCCCTACGGCGCACACGCGGTTGCCGAAGCCGAGCCTGTTCTGGAAGAAATGCCCGGCTGGACCGAGTCCACCGTAGGCGTGACCGACTACGACAAGCTGCCCATCAACGCTCGTCGTTACCTGGAACGCATAGCTGAACTGTGCGATGTGCCTATCGACATGGTTTCCACAGGGCCAGATCGCAACGAAACCATCGTATTGCGCGATCCGTTTACCAAATAA